A genome region from Staphylococcus capitis subsp. capitis includes the following:
- the gyrA gene encoding DNA gyrase subunit A, which produces MAELPQSRINERNITSEMRESFLDYAMSVIVSRALPDVRDGLKPVHRRILYGLNEQGMTPDKPYKKSARIVGDVMGKYHPHGDSSIYEAMVRMAQDFSYRYPLVDGQGNFGSMDGDGAAAMRYTEARMTKITLELLRDINKDTIDFIDNYDGNEREPSVLPARFPNLLVNGAAGIAVGMATNIPPHNLTEVIDGVLSLSKNPDITINELMEDIQGPEFPTAGLILGKSGIRRAYETGRGSIQMRSRAEIEERGGGRQRIVVTEIPFQVNKARMIEKIAELVRDKKIDGITDLRDETSLRTGVRIVIDVRKDANASVILNNLYKQTPLQTSFGVNMIALVNGRPKLINLKEALIHYLEHQKTVVRRRTEYNLRKAKDRAHILEGLRIALDHIDEIITTIRESETDKIAMESLQERFKLSERQAQAILDMRLRRLTGLERDKIESEYNELLEYIKELEEILADEEVLLQLVRDELSEIKERFGDERRTEIQLGGLDDIEDEDLIPEEQIVITLSHNNYIKRLPVSTYRSQNRGGRGVQGMNTLEEDFVSQLVTLSTHDNVLFFTNKGRVYKLKGYEVPELSRQSKGIPVVNAIELENDETISTMIAVKDLESEEHYLVFATKRGIVKRSALSNFSRINKNGKIAIGFKEDDELIAVRLTTGNEDILIGTSHASLIRFPESALRPLGRTAAGVKGITLREGDVVVGLDVAHAESEDEVLVVTENGYGKRTPVDEYRLSNRGGKGIKTATITERNGNIVCITTVTGEEDLMVVTNAGVIIRLDVEDISQNGRAAQGVRLMRLGEGQFVSTVAKVKEEEDNQADADDTDASETATEEVIDDQTTGNAIHTEEAEDVTNEETDDNANDDRIDVRQDFMDRVNEDIESASDDDDDNE; this is translated from the coding sequence ATGGCTGAATTACCTCAATCAAGAATTAATGAACGAAATATAACCAGTGAAATGCGTGAATCATTCTTAGACTATGCCATGAGTGTTATCGTGTCACGTGCATTACCTGATGTTAGAGATGGTTTAAAGCCAGTGCACCGTCGTATATTATATGGTCTGAATGAACAAGGTATGACACCAGATAAACCATATAAGAAATCTGCACGTATTGTTGGGGACGTTATGGGTAAATATCACCCTCATGGTGACTCTTCAATTTACGAAGCCATGGTAAGAATGGCACAAGACTTCAGTTACCGTTATCCTCTTGTAGATGGTCAAGGTAACTTTGGTTCTATGGATGGTGATGGCGCAGCAGCAATGCGTTATACCGAAGCACGTATGACTAAGATTACGTTAGAACTTTTACGTGATATCAACAAAGATACAATTGATTTTATCGACAACTATGATGGTAATGAAAGAGAGCCGTCAGTCTTACCTGCACGTTTCCCAAACCTTTTAGTTAACGGTGCTGCAGGGATTGCCGTAGGTATGGCTACTAATATTCCTCCTCACAATTTAACAGAAGTCATTGATGGTGTATTAAGTTTAAGTAAGAATCCTGATATCACGATCAATGAATTGATGGAAGATATTCAAGGTCCTGAATTTCCAACAGCAGGTCTTATTTTAGGAAAAAGTGGTATCCGTCGTGCATATGAAACAGGTCGTGGTTCTATCCAAATGCGTTCACGTGCAGAGATTGAAGAACGCGGTGGTGGACGTCAACGTATCGTAGTAACTGAAATACCATTCCAAGTTAATAAAGCACGTATGATTGAGAAAATTGCTGAACTTGTTAGAGATAAAAAAATCGATGGTATTACCGACTTACGAGATGAAACAAGTTTACGTACAGGTGTTAGAATCGTTATTGACGTACGTAAAGATGCGAATGCAAGCGTTATTCTTAACAACTTATACAAACAAACACCGTTACAAACATCATTCGGTGTAAATATGATTGCCTTAGTTAATGGCAGACCTAAGTTAATTAACTTAAAAGAAGCATTAATTCACTACTTAGAGCATCAAAAAACAGTTGTAAGACGACGCACTGAGTACAATTTAAGAAAAGCTAAAGACCGTGCGCATATTCTAGAAGGTTTAAGAATAGCTCTAGATCATATTGATGAAATTATCACGACAATTCGTGAATCAGAAACAGATAAAATCGCGATGGAAAGCTTACAAGAACGCTTTAAGCTATCCGAACGTCAAGCACAAGCTATCTTGGATATGCGTTTAAGACGTTTAACAGGTTTAGAACGCGATAAGATTGAATCTGAATATAATGAATTACTTGAATACATTAAAGAATTAGAAGAAATTCTAGCTGATGAAGAAGTATTATTACAATTGGTTCGTGATGAACTTTCTGAAATCAAAGAACGATTTGGAGATGAACGTCGTACTGAAATTCAATTAGGTGGATTAGACGATATTGAAGATGAAGATTTAATCCCAGAAGAACAAATTGTAATTACTTTAAGTCATAATAATTACATTAAACGATTACCTGTTTCTACATATCGTTCACAAAACCGTGGCGGACGAGGTGTACAAGGTATGAACACACTTGAAGAAGATTTCGTGAGTCAGTTAGTTACTTTAAGTACACACGATAACGTGCTCTTCTTCACAAATAAAGGTCGAGTATATAAACTCAAAGGTTATGAAGTTCCTGAGTTATCTCGTCAATCTAAAGGTATCCCAGTCGTGAACGCGATAGAACTTGAGAATGACGAAACGATAAGTACGATGATTGCGGTTAAAGATCTTGAAAGTGAAGAACATTACCTTGTATTTGCTACAAAACGAGGTATTGTTAAACGTTCAGCGTTAAGTAATTTCTCACGTATTAATAAGAACGGTAAAATCGCAATAGGCTTCAAAGAAGACGATGAACTAATAGCCGTACGCTTAACAACTGGTAATGAAGATATACTTATCGGTACATCGCATGCATCACTTATTCGCTTCCCTGAATCTGCCTTACGTCCTTTAGGTCGTACAGCAGCAGGTGTGAAAGGTATCACACTACGTGAGGGCGACGTGGTTGTAGGTTTAGACGTGGCTCACGCAGAAAGTGAAGATGAAGTTCTAGTTGTTACTGAAAATGGCTACGGTAAACGTACGCCAGTAGATGAATACCGATTATCTAATCGTGGTGGTAAAGGTATTAAAACAGCAACAATTACTGAACGTAACGGTAATATCGTTTGTATCACAACAGTTACTGGTGAAGAAGACTTAATGGTTGTTACCAATGCAGGTGTAATCATTCGCTTAGATGTGGAAGATATCTCTCAAAATGGTCGTGCTGCACAAGGTGTACGTCTAATGAGATTAGGAGAAGGCCAATTTGTTTCAACAGTTGCTAAAGTTAAAGAGGAAGAAGATAATCAAGCAGACGCAGATGATACTGATGCGAGCGAGACAGCAACTGAAGAAGTTATTGATGACCAAACAACTGGTAATGCTATTCATACAGAAGAAGCCGAAGATGTAACTAATGAAGAAACAGATGATAACGCTAATGATGATAGAATCGATGTTCGACAAGACTTTATGGATCGTGTAAATGAAGATATTGAAAGTGCTTCAGACGACGATGATGACAACGAATAA
- a CDS encoding NAD(P)H-hydrate dehydratase, which produces METLDTVNIPIRKDETHKGDYGKILLIGGSANMGGAIMLAARACVYSGSGLITVATHPNNHAALHSRCPEAMVIDINDTKMLTKMIEATDSILIGPGLGVDFKGNNAITFLLQNIQPHQNLIVDGDAITIFSKLKPQIPTCRVIFTPHQKEWERLSGIPIEEQTYERNREAVNNLGATVVLKQHGTEIYFKDDAYKLSIGTPAMATGGMGDTLAGMITSFVGQFDSLKDAVTSATYTHSYIGEKLSESMYVVPPSRLISEIPYVMKQLEG; this is translated from the coding sequence ATGGAAACGTTAGATACAGTTAACATTCCTATAAGAAAAGATGAAACGCATAAAGGCGATTATGGTAAGATTTTATTAATTGGTGGTTCTGCCAATATGGGTGGCGCAATTATGCTTGCTGCGCGCGCATGCGTTTATAGTGGTAGTGGATTAATTACAGTCGCAACACATCCTAATAATCATGCAGCATTACATTCACGTTGCCCTGAAGCAATGGTGATTGATATCAATGATACAAAGATGCTAACTAAAATGATCGAAGCTACCGATAGTATCTTAATCGGGCCTGGATTAGGTGTGGACTTTAAAGGTAATAATGCAATTACGTTTTTACTACAAAATATTCAACCACACCAAAATCTTATTGTAGATGGAGATGCAATTACTATATTTAGTAAATTGAAACCTCAAATTCCTACATGTCGTGTGATTTTCACTCCTCATCAAAAAGAATGGGAACGTTTAAGTGGCATTCCTATCGAAGAACAAACATATGAACGTAATCGTGAAGCTGTTAATAACTTAGGTGCTACAGTTGTATTAAAACAACATGGTACTGAAATTTACTTTAAAGATGATGCTTACAAATTATCTATCGGTACACCAGCAATGGCTACTGGTGGTATGGGAGATACACTTGCTGGTATGATTACAAGCTTCGTTGGTCAATTTGATAGTCTTAAAGATGCTGTTACAAGTGCGACTTACACACATAGTTATATTGGAGAGAAATTATCTGAGTCTATGTATGTCGTACCACCTTCTCGTTTAATCAGTGAAATTCCTTATGTTATGAAACAATTAGAAGGTTAA
- the hutH gene encoding histidine ammonia-lyase, producing the protein MTLILDGEALTIKEIKTFLSQDLQIDISEDAIERVTKSRQVVERIIQNKETIYGITTGFGLFSDVLIDPGQYNELQVNLIRSHACGIGKPFSEEVALVMMVLRLNTLLKGHSGATLELVEQLKFFINERIIPVIPQQGSLGASGDLAPLSHLALALIGEGDVYYNNEQVDSRYVLNELGREPLKLQAKEGLALINGTQAMTAQGVINFIEAEDLGYQVEWIASLTHQALNGITDAYNHNVHKVRNIKEQVDVAARMLNWLEDSQLTTRQAELRVQDAYSLRCIPQIHGASFQVFNYVREKLEFEMNAANDNPLIFDEDDETLVISGGNFHGQPVALALDHLKLGVSELANVAERRLERLINPQLNGDLPAFLSPEPGLQSGAMIMQYAAASLGSENKTLAHPASVDSIPSSANQEDHVSMGTIASRHGYQMIENTRRVIAIECVIALQAVELKGVDKLSPKTREKYEEYRKIVPSINQDRQFHKDIEAVAQYLKDDAYHRA; encoded by the coding sequence ATGACATTAATTTTAGATGGAGAGGCTTTGACTATTAAGGAAATTAAGACGTTTTTAAGCCAAGACTTACAAATTGATATTTCAGAGGATGCCATTGAACGAGTGACGAAAAGTCGCCAAGTCGTTGAACGTATCATACAGAATAAAGAAACAATCTATGGTATCACAACTGGATTCGGTCTATTTAGTGATGTTTTAATCGATCCAGGTCAATATAACGAATTACAAGTCAATCTCATTCGTTCACATGCATGTGGTATCGGGAAACCATTTTCAGAAGAAGTGGCATTAGTCATGATGGTGTTGCGCTTAAATACATTATTGAAGGGGCATTCAGGTGCGACACTTGAGTTAGTTGAACAATTAAAATTCTTCATTAACGAACGTATTATTCCAGTGATTCCGCAACAAGGTTCATTAGGGGCATCAGGGGATTTAGCGCCTCTATCACATCTTGCACTTGCACTCATTGGTGAGGGTGACGTTTATTATAACAATGAACAAGTTGACAGTCGCTACGTCCTTAATGAGTTAGGTCGTGAACCGTTAAAACTACAAGCTAAGGAAGGCTTGGCACTTATCAATGGGACACAAGCAATGACAGCTCAAGGTGTGATTAATTTCATTGAAGCGGAGGATTTAGGTTATCAAGTGGAATGGATTGCTTCACTCACGCATCAAGCTTTAAACGGTATTACAGATGCGTATAATCATAACGTGCACAAAGTCCGGAATATTAAAGAACAAGTAGATGTGGCAGCACGCATGCTTAACTGGCTTGAAGATTCACAGCTTACGACACGCCAAGCTGAATTACGAGTGCAGGACGCTTATAGTTTACGTTGTATTCCTCAAATCCATGGTGCAAGTTTCCAAGTATTCAATTATGTAAGAGAAAAATTAGAATTTGAGATGAATGCAGCTAATGATAATCCTCTTATCTTCGATGAGGATGATGAAACATTAGTGATTTCAGGTGGTAACTTCCACGGTCAACCAGTCGCACTTGCATTAGACCATCTAAAATTAGGCGTGAGTGAATTAGCAAATGTTGCAGAGCGACGTCTAGAACGTTTGATTAATCCTCAATTAAATGGAGATTTACCTGCATTTTTAAGTCCTGAGCCAGGGTTACAAAGTGGCGCTATGATTATGCAATATGCTGCTGCAAGCCTTGGCTCTGAAAATAAAACCCTCGCACATCCAGCGAGTGTAGATTCAATTCCATCTTCAGCAAATCAAGAAGATCATGTATCAATGGGCACAATTGCTTCAAGACACGGTTACCAAATGATTGAGAATACACGTCGTGTGATTGCGATTGAATGTGTCATCGCATTGCAAGCTGTGGAATTAAAAGGCGTAGATAAATTATCTCCTAAAACACGTGAAAAATATGAAGAATATCGTAAAATTGTGCCTTCAATCAATCAAGATCGACAATTCCACAAAGATATCGAAGCGGTAGCACAGTATCTAAAAGATGATGCTTATCACAGAGCATAA
- the serS gene encoding serine--tRNA ligase — MLDIRLFRNEPEKVKSKIELRGDDPKVVDEVLELDEQRRQLISKTEEMKARRNKVSEEIAQKKRNKEDADDVIAEMRNLGDEIKENDAKLNEVDNKVRDILIRIPNLINDDVPQGDSDEENVELKKWGTLREFDFEPKAHWDLVEELKMADFERAAKVSGARFVYLTKDGALLERALMNYMITKHTTQHGYTEMMTPQLVNADTMFGTGQLPKFEEDLFKVEKEGLYTIPTAEVPLTNFYRDEIIQPGVLPEKFTGQTACFRSEAGSAGRDTRGLIRLHQFDKVEMVRIEKPEDSWDALEDMTKNAESILEELGLPYRRVILCTGDIGFSASKTYDLEVWLPSYNDYKEISSCSNCTDFQARRANIRFKRDNSAKPELAHTLNGSGLAVGRTFAAIVENYQNEDGTITIPEALVPFMGGKTKISKPTK, encoded by the coding sequence ATGTTAGATATTCGTTTATTTAGAAATGAACCAGAAAAAGTTAAGAGCAAAATTGAATTAAGAGGAGACGATCCTAAGGTCGTTGACGAAGTTTTAGAATTAGATGAACAACGACGTCAATTAATCAGTAAAACTGAAGAAATGAAAGCAAGACGTAATAAAGTCAGTGAAGAAATCGCTCAGAAGAAACGTAATAAAGAAGATGCTGATGACGTTATTGCAGAAATGCGTAACTTAGGTGATGAAATTAAAGAAAACGATGCTAAATTAAATGAAGTTGATAATAAAGTAAGAGACATTTTAATCCGTATTCCAAATTTAATTAACGACGATGTACCTCAAGGGGATTCAGATGAAGAAAACGTTGAATTGAAAAAATGGGGTACACTACGTGAATTTGATTTCGAACCAAAAGCACATTGGGACTTAGTTGAAGAACTAAAAATGGCAGACTTCGAACGTGCTGCTAAAGTATCTGGTGCGCGTTTCGTTTACTTAACTAAAGATGGTGCATTATTAGAACGTGCATTAATGAACTACATGATTACGAAACATACAACTCAACATGGTTACACAGAAATGATGACACCTCAATTAGTGAATGCAGATACTATGTTTGGTACAGGTCAACTTCCTAAATTCGAAGAAGATTTATTTAAAGTTGAAAAAGAAGGCCTATACACAATTCCAACAGCAGAAGTACCTTTAACAAACTTCTACAGAGATGAAATCATTCAACCAGGAGTGTTACCTGAAAAATTCACTGGGCAAACGGCATGTTTCCGTAGTGAAGCGGGTTCAGCTGGTAGAGATACAAGAGGATTAATTCGTTTACACCAATTCGATAAAGTTGAAATGGTTCGTATCGAAAAACCTGAAGATTCTTGGGATGCTTTAGAAGATATGACTAAAAATGCTGAATCAATTTTAGAAGAATTAGGATTACCATATCGTCGAGTTATCTTATGTACAGGCGACATTGGCTTTAGCGCTAGTAAAACATATGACCTAGAGGTATGGTTACCAAGTTACAATGACTATAAAGAAATTAGTTCTTGCTCAAACTGTACTGATTTCCAAGCACGTCGTGCTAACATTCGCTTTAAACGTGATAACTCAGCTAAACCAGAATTAGCTCATACATTAAATGGTAGTGGTTTAGCCGTAGGTCGTACATTTGCAGCTATCGTTGAAAATTATCAAAATGAAGACGGTACAATCACAATTCCTGAAGCATTAGTTCCATTCATGGGTGGAAAAACTAAAATTTCTAAACCTACAAAATAA
- a CDS encoding AzlD domain-containing protein, whose translation MTTDLHTLILIILCGIVTLLIRIIPFMMISRVHLPEIVVKWLSFIPITLFTALVIDGVIQQHDNTFGYTLNLSYIIAIIPTVFLAIFTRSLTITIIGGIITIACLRLVF comes from the coding sequence ATGACAACAGATTTACACACACTGATACTTATTATTTTATGTGGAATTGTAACGTTACTCATTCGAATTATTCCTTTTATGATGATATCTAGAGTTCATTTACCTGAAATTGTCGTTAAATGGCTTTCATTTATTCCTATCACATTATTTACCGCACTTGTCATTGATGGGGTCATACAACAACACGATAACACCTTTGGATATACGCTCAATTTGTCATATATTATTGCGATTATACCAACAGTTTTCCTTGCCATTTTCACACGTAGCCTTACTATCACAATAATTGGAGGTATTATTACTATCGCTTGTTTACGTTTAGTCTTTTAA